The DNA window ACCTGGCTCGACCGGCAGGCTATCGCCCGCGATCCCGTTGCCCTCGGAGGCGGCGGCTTCGGCGCCGAGGTGCGCCAGGCGATGGACAGGCGGGCCGAACATCTCGTTGGTCAGGGCCTTGCCGAGAGGCAGACACGCGGCGTCAGCTTCTCCCCCGGGCTGATCGACACGCTGAGGCAGCGCGAGGTCGAGGCCCTTGGCGAAAAGCTCGCGGCCGAGACCGGCCGACAATTTTCGAAGGCCGCAACGGGCGAGTATGTGGCGGGCACTTACCGCCAGCGCTTCGCCCTCGCCTCGGGCCGCTTCGCCATGATCGACGACAGCCTCGGCTTCCAGCTCGTGCCTTGGTCGCCATCCCTCGAACGCCAGATCGGCCAGCATGTCTCCGGCGTGTCGCGCGGCGCAGGCGGCGTCGACTGGAGCTTCGGCCGCAACCGTGGCCTCGGCATGTAGCCCAATCAAGCAAGGAGTGCCCGCCATGTCGGCGACCAAGATCCTCTGGGGCCAGATCCTCACCGTCTTCCTCATCATCGTCATGACAACCTGGGCGGCGACGCAGTGGACGGCCTATCGGCTCGGCTTCCAACCACAGCTCGGACTCCCCTGGTTCGAGCTGGCCGGCTGGCCAATCTACTATCCACCGGCCTTCTTCTGGTGGTGGTATTTCTACGATGCCTATGCCCCGCCGATCTTCATCGAGGGCGCCTATATCGCCGCGTCCGGCGGCTTCATCTCCATCGCCGTCGCGATCGGCATGTCCGTCTGGAGGGCGCGTGAGGCCAAGAACGCCGAGACGTTCGGCTCCGCCCGATGGGCCGTCGCCCGCGAAGTGAGCGCCGCTGGCCTGCTGGGCGCGGATGGCGTCATCCTGGGGAAGTTCGATCGGGACTATCTCCGCCACGATGGTCCCGAGCATGTGCTGTGCTTTGCGCCCACCCGATCCGGCAAGGGCGTCGGCCTGGTCGTGCCATCGCTGCTGACCTGGCCTGGCTCGGCGATCGTCCACGACATCAAAGGGGAGAACTGGCAACTCACCGCCGGCTTCCGCGCGCGTCATGGTCGCGTGCTGCTGTTCGATCCGACGAACGCGAAGTCCGCCGCCTACAATCCTCTGCTCGAGGTCCGCCGCGGCGAATGGGAGGTCCGCGACGTCCAGAATATCGCCGACATCCTGGTCGACCCGGAGGGCTCGCTGGAGAAACGGAACCACTGGGAAAAAACCAGCCACGCATTGCTGGTCGGCGCCATCCTGCACGTCCTCTACGCCGAGGCCGACAAGACCTTGGCTGGCGTTGCCGCCTTCCTCTCCGACCCGAAGCGGCCGATCGATTCAACGCTCGCCGCCATGATGAGGACGGCGCATCTCGGCGAGGCCGGACCGCATCCGGTGATCGCCAGCGCCGCGCGCGAGCTGCTGAACAAATCCGACAACGAGCGGTCCGGCGTGCTGTCCACCGCGATGTCGTTCCTCGGCCTCTATCGCGATCCTGTCGTCGCCGAGGTCACACGCCGCTGCGACTGGCGCATCGTCGAT is part of the Rhodopseudomonas sp. BAL398 genome and encodes:
- a CDS encoding conjugal transfer protein TraG, encoding MSATKILWGQILTVFLIIVMTTWAATQWTAYRLGFQPQLGLPWFELAGWPIYYPPAFFWWWYFYDAYAPPIFIEGAYIAASGGFISIAVAIGMSVWRAREAKNAETFGSARWAVAREVSAAGLLGADGVILGKFDRDYLRHDGPEHVLCFAPTRSGKGVGLVVPSLLTWPGSAIVHDIKGENWQLTAGFRARHGRVLLFDPTNAKSAAYNPLLEVRRGEWEVRDVQNIADILVDPEGSLEKRNHWEKTSHALLVGAILHVLYAEADKTLAGVAAFLSDPKRPIDSTLAAMMRTAHLGEAGPHPVIASAARELLNKSDNERSGVLSTAMSFLGLYRDPVVAEVTRRCDWRIVDIVGSKHPTTLYLVVPPSDINRTKPLIRLILNQIGRRLTEDLKAKGNRHRLLLMLDEFPALGRLDFFESALAFMAGYGLKAFLIAQSLNQIEKAYGPNNSILDNCHVRVSFATNDERTAKRVSDALGTATEMRAMKNYAGHRLSPWLGHMMVSRSETARQLMTPGEIMQLPPSDEIVMVAGTPPIRAKKARYYEDRRFQERIVTPPNLVKPTTARPDDWSALPLPAAPTVSIATNGEHGSEDEDTTDSERRHQPELSRAKPVEPRQPIENEFEIDPRDDADEDAARLSRMNQTMRQVARQASLDPGDGIEL